From Terriglobia bacterium, one genomic window encodes:
- a CDS encoding class D sortase, with translation MRWMSNFLLVIGLALLAVYLAAYLHRMVMVRVGMKSFEDARRQAAASMTDSQIKETGAEEGVPGSSAENARSLGSEGRGSPAASAHRSWTVPLAILRIPRIHLDVPVFGSTDDITLNRGVGRIAGTAAPGRKGNIGIAGHRDSFFQNLKEVNRGDEIELETTTTLEIYVVDRILVTGEDDLSVLQPRNSQSLTLVTCYPFHYVGPAPRRFVVQATIKELASPSPEK, from the coding sequence ATGCGCTGGATGTCGAATTTTCTTCTAGTGATTGGTCTTGCTTTGCTAGCCGTGTACCTGGCCGCTTATCTTCACCGTATGGTGATGGTACGCGTGGGCATGAAGAGCTTTGAAGATGCAAGGCGCCAGGCAGCTGCCAGCATGACGGATTCTCAAATCAAAGAGACTGGCGCAGAAGAAGGAGTTCCAGGCTCTTCTGCGGAGAACGCAAGGTCGCTAGGCTCCGAAGGACGGGGAAGTCCCGCAGCGTCCGCCCATCGATCATGGACAGTGCCTCTTGCGATCTTGCGGATACCCCGCATCCACCTCGATGTCCCGGTTTTTGGCAGCACGGACGATATCACTTTGAACCGTGGCGTCGGGAGGATTGCCGGAACGGCTGCGCCAGGACGAAAAGGTAACATCGGAATAGCGGGCCATCGCGACAGTTTTTTCCAGAACCTAAAAGAGGTGAACCGAGGTGATGAGATCGAACTTGAAACCACCACGACCTTAGAGATATATGTTGTGGACCGTATCCTGGTTACGGGTGAAGATGACCTCAGCGTCCTGCAGCCACGCAACTCACAGTCACTCACGCTGGTTACTTGTTATCCATTCCACTATGTAGGGCCTGCGCCGCGGCGGTTCGTGGTGCAAGCGACGATAAAAGAACTCGCGAGCCCCTCACCAGAAAAATAA
- a CDS encoding alkaline phosphatase family protein, translated as MRHKLWIALLMLGCAAAAFAAMPQSKHVVVIVEENHSFDNVITQGGMPYLKSLAEKHTILVNYYANHHPSMGNYFTMTTGQTISTDDGYKGVVQDENLVSQLIAANKQWKAYGQSIPRAGYVGGNRKPFVKKHFPMAYFTNVRDDDKQRMNLVPYEQFMQDLKSGALPDFSMVIPDQDHDAHDGTLQEADDWLKQCVGPLLEDPGFQQDGVLIITFDEAAKSDSSHGGGHITTVVIGPQVKEKFADNTFYQHQSLLATIEDLLGLPRLKQTEKVPSFTNAFK; from the coding sequence ATGAGACATAAACTTTGGATCGCTCTGTTAATGCTGGGCTGTGCCGCAGCAGCGTTCGCGGCCATGCCACAATCGAAGCACGTAGTAGTTATCGTGGAAGAAAACCACTCCTTTGATAACGTGATCACCCAGGGCGGAATGCCATATCTGAAATCGCTGGCAGAAAAACATACGATTCTGGTCAACTATTACGCCAATCATCATCCTTCCATGGGCAATTATTTCACCATGACAACAGGGCAGACCATCAGCACCGATGACGGTTATAAGGGTGTTGTCCAGGATGAGAATCTTGTTTCGCAGTTGATCGCGGCGAACAAGCAGTGGAAGGCATACGGACAAAGCATTCCGCGGGCGGGTTACGTGGGTGGCAACCGGAAACCTTTCGTTAAGAAGCATTTTCCCATGGCATATTTCACCAATGTTCGCGACGATGACAAACAACGCATGAATCTGGTGCCATACGAGCAGTTCATGCAGGACCTGAAAAGCGGAGCGCTTCCAGATTTCAGCATGGTCATCCCCGATCAGGACCATGACGCACATGACGGCACACTACAGGAAGCTGATGATTGGCTTAAACAGTGCGTGGGCCCGCTGCTTGAAGATCCCGGCTTCCAGCAGGACGGCGTTCTCATCATTACCTTTGATGAGGCAGCCAAGAGCGATTCCAGCCACGGGGGTGGGCACATCACCACAGTTGTGATAGGCCCGCAAGTCAAGGAAAAATTTGCCGATAATACGTTTTATCAGCATCAGTCACTGCTTGCGACAATCGAGGATCTTTTGGGGTTGCCGCGGCTGAAACAGACAGAAAAAGTGCCATCTTTCACGAACGCTTTTAAATAG
- a CDS encoding PEGA domain-containing protein — MKSLLFRRLFVLLTVVAISASMAFAEKPENAKIRVNVTPSEAYIFIDGQPYTHRSATLRLAPGEYTIGVYNYGFVPQVQKLTLKAGDNPEINARLVEVPGMVTGPWGRIQIEGNVNDKAAVFLNGTTPDYFVGHVDEMNNSVLAKQRLIVPVGTYQLILVNPKETTPFFNGQVEVRANERVIVDVATKENTRTYKPWKRGEDHEPFKRFEAGSKTADIAVAPVKASIGLDKTQIACGDYVQLGWTSAEAADVVITENGKPLFNSPLNGDQKLRPLQTTTYELRATGPGGIVTQSTTVNVDTTVKTSLTATPADVTFNKVGDKVVEQGSSNLAWTAANADQVRIDPIGPVTGANGTEPLTLVPSQTGLGVVDETKTYTISATNICGGSDTQTASVHLTGAIEPEMTAALPQTASPLPLFGLLGLGSVLTGLGIRRFRKGR, encoded by the coding sequence ATGAAATCTTTACTATTCCGACGTTTATTCGTTCTCTTGACCGTGGTTGCAATTAGCGCATCCATGGCTTTTGCGGAAAAACCAGAGAACGCCAAAATTCGGGTGAACGTTACTCCGAGTGAGGCATACATTTTCATTGATGGGCAGCCTTATACCCATCGCAGCGCCACTCTCAGGCTCGCTCCTGGAGAGTACACAATTGGCGTGTACAACTATGGGTTTGTGCCACAGGTCCAGAAGCTCACCTTGAAAGCAGGTGACAATCCGGAGATCAATGCAAGATTGGTCGAAGTTCCGGGAATGGTTACCGGCCCATGGGGACGCATTCAGATCGAAGGTAATGTTAACGACAAGGCCGCAGTCTTCCTCAACGGCACAACCCCGGATTATTTTGTTGGACATGTGGATGAGATGAACAACAGTGTTCTGGCCAAGCAGCGCCTGATTGTTCCTGTGGGCACCTATCAACTGATCCTGGTTAACCCAAAAGAAACCACACCTTTCTTCAACGGGCAGGTTGAGGTTCGAGCCAACGAGAGAGTCATTGTCGACGTTGCTACAAAAGAGAACACGCGCACCTACAAGCCGTGGAAAAGAGGCGAAGATCATGAGCCCTTCAAACGGTTTGAGGCAGGCAGCAAGACGGCCGATATTGCCGTGGCTCCAGTAAAGGCCAGCATCGGATTGGACAAGACGCAGATTGCCTGTGGTGATTATGTCCAGCTCGGGTGGACTTCAGCTGAAGCAGCCGATGTGGTCATTACGGAAAATGGCAAGCCTCTTTTTAATTCTCCTCTAAACGGAGATCAAAAACTGCGGCCATTACAGACTACGACGTATGAACTCCGCGCAACGGGCCCCGGCGGGATCGTTACGCAAAGTACCACTGTCAACGTGGATACCACCGTAAAGACGTCTTTAACCGCTACGCCGGCTGATGTCACGTTTAACAAAGTAGGAGACAAAGTAGTTGAACAAGGCTCTTCCAACCTCGCTTGGACTGCTGCCAACGCCGATCAGGTGCGCATTGATCCAATTGGGCCAGTAACCGGCGCAAACGGCACCGAGCCTCTAACATTGGTTCCATCTCAGACTGGACTCGGAGTCGTGGATGAGACCAAAACCTACACCATCAGTGCCACTAATATTTGCGGTGGCTCTGATACGCAGACTGCCTCAGTCCATCTTACCGGAGCAATTGAGCCTGAAATGACAGCTGCTCTGCCACAAACGGCTTCTCCGCTGCCGCTGTTTGGACTCCTGGGCCTGGGCTCCGTGCTCACTGGACTTGGCATCCGTCGATTCCGTAAAGGACGTTGA
- a CDS encoding YeiH family protein codes for MASTTTVLRAEPIQLPRKFLAMLPGIGLLTIVGLGGKVLEKSIATYTKAHHLVVPNIEYVLWAILIGLLISNTIGVAEVFKPGIATYEFWLKTGIVLLGARFLLADVLKLGAVSLTLVLIELILSIGFMTLLGRIFGLSPKLTSLLAVGSSICGVSAIIATKGAIEADDEDASFAIAAILALGALALFTFPPIGHWLGMSDRIYGLWSGTGVDNTAEAVAAGALYSDAAAKIAVLAKTTRNAMIGFVVLGYALYWAAREGRQAVGNKAAFLWQKFPKFVLGFLLISLLASLSIFNKDQVNNLANLSKWAFLLTFAGVGLRINFKEMKKQGLRPFIVGALGEVVIAAITLGLVLGASKLVKL; via the coding sequence ATGGCAAGTACTACAACCGTATTGAGAGCAGAACCAATTCAATTGCCGCGCAAATTTCTGGCCATGCTGCCAGGCATTGGCTTGTTGACCATTGTGGGATTGGGCGGAAAGGTCCTGGAGAAGTCGATCGCTACCTATACCAAAGCCCATCATCTGGTGGTTCCTAATATCGAATACGTTTTGTGGGCGATCCTGATTGGCCTCTTGATCTCAAACACGATCGGCGTGGCTGAAGTTTTTAAACCCGGAATTGCAACCTATGAATTCTGGCTCAAGACCGGCATTGTGTTGCTGGGGGCGCGTTTTCTCTTGGCGGACGTTTTAAAGCTGGGCGCGGTCAGCCTGACTTTGGTCCTGATAGAGCTTATTCTCTCGATCGGGTTCATGACGCTTCTGGGCCGCATTTTTGGGCTCAGTCCCAAGTTGACGAGTCTGCTCGCCGTCGGCAGTTCGATTTGCGGCGTATCGGCGATTATCGCCACGAAAGGCGCGATTGAAGCGGACGACGAAGATGCCTCCTTTGCCATTGCGGCAATCCTGGCTCTGGGCGCGCTTGCGCTGTTCACCTTTCCACCTATTGGGCACTGGCTGGGAATGAGCGACCGCATTTACGGCCTGTGGTCCGGAACCGGAGTGGACAATACAGCGGAAGCGGTGGCGGCGGGAGCGCTCTATTCTGATGCGGCAGCAAAGATCGCTGTGCTGGCCAAGACTACGCGTAATGCGATGATCGGCTTTGTAGTTCTGGGATACGCGCTGTATTGGGCCGCGCGCGAAGGCCGACAGGCTGTTGGGAACAAGGCGGCGTTCCTGTGGCAGAAGTTTCCCAAGTTTGTGCTGGGATTCCTGCTGATCTCGCTGCTGGCGAGCCTGAGCATCTTCAACAAGGACCAGGTGAATAACCTCGCCAACTTGTCCAAGTGGGCGTTCCTGCTTACGTTTGCCGGCGTAGGCTTGCGCATCAATTTCAAGGAGATGAAGAAACAGGGATTGCGGCCGTTCATTGTGGGAGCGCTGGGCGAGGTTGTGATCGCGGCAATTACGCTGGGGCTTGTGCTGGGGGCGAGCAAACTTGTGAAGCTGTGA
- the ligD gene encoding DNA ligase D translates to MSLEEYRRKRVFSRTPEPPDKPSGEEGNRFFIQRHSARRLHYDLRLEMDGVLKSWALPHGPTLDPAIKRLAVHVEDHPLDYGSFEGTIPSGNYGAGSVTLWDRGTYEWLGPKTPEQMWESGDLKLRFHGHKIVGEFALVRTNRAKGKDWLLIKKKDFAVREGWDPEADTRSVLQGPGDISSTEGAVKADMPTALEPMLATLGNAVPAGSDWLYEVKWDGYRALCFIEAGKVRMLSRRGTKLDKQFAPVAQALAQSVKADTAIIDGEVVALDDNGNPSFQHLQNLTGFGTKPALKGMAPPNLNFFAFDLLYLNGYDLRKAALIDRRQLLMSILLPSDIVRYSEHFVGKGDELLNAVRAKGLEGIIAKQAQSRYESKRSGSWIKIKVTTQQDFVVCGYILGEREPFGSLVLGYHKDKKLVYAGNVGSGFTQQSLKSLFEKIKPLITKKPVLSDVPKEIGEVTWVKPELVCLVKFTSWTKDDRLRAPVFIGLRTEVAPEEVVRETGLLADQESQPESTPEVLLPADKTEITLDIDGHRLKFTNLNKVFYPADGYTKRDVINFYAAVADLLVPHLQGRPLSLKRYPNGIDQDYFFQKDASGFPDWLHRAELEDDEESKMRVICDDKASLLYLANLGCIDQNPYMSRMETLEHPDFILIDLDPYHCGYDRIVEAAQLIREKLRLIGLMGYPKTTGGDGMHVYVPVEPIYSSAQTRQFAEILARWVAAERPDLFTTPRNVSSREKGKVYFDYLQNASGKTISAPYVLRAHPGAPVATPLKWDEVVPGLKPAQFHIANVLRRFERVGDLFAGVLKKLQELGPAIEKLSKVMV, encoded by the coding sequence ATGTCACTAGAAGAATACCGGCGAAAAAGAGTCTTTTCCAGGACACCGGAGCCTCCGGACAAGCCGAGCGGCGAGGAGGGTAACCGCTTTTTTATTCAGAGACATAGTGCCCGACGTCTCCACTATGACTTGAGGCTGGAAATGGACGGTGTACTGAAGTCCTGGGCGCTGCCGCACGGGCCAACACTTGATCCGGCGATCAAGCGTCTGGCGGTCCATGTGGAAGACCATCCGCTGGATTATGGCAGCTTTGAAGGCACGATTCCCAGCGGCAATTACGGCGCGGGTAGCGTCACGTTGTGGGACCGCGGCACGTATGAATGGCTCGGCCCCAAGACGCCGGAGCAGATGTGGGAGTCGGGCGATCTCAAGCTGCGCTTTCATGGACACAAGATCGTGGGCGAGTTTGCTCTGGTGCGCACCAATCGCGCCAAAGGGAAAGACTGGCTGCTGATCAAGAAAAAGGATTTTGCCGTGCGTGAAGGCTGGGACCCGGAAGCCGACACGCGTAGCGTTCTGCAAGGGCCTGGAGACATTTCTTCGACTGAAGGCGCGGTCAAAGCCGACATGCCGACTGCGCTAGAGCCGATGCTGGCGACGCTCGGTAATGCGGTGCCTGCCGGTAGTGACTGGCTCTATGAAGTCAAGTGGGACGGATATCGTGCTCTGTGCTTCATTGAGGCTGGCAAAGTGCGGATGCTCTCGCGGCGGGGCACCAAACTGGATAAGCAGTTTGCACCTGTGGCGCAGGCGCTGGCACAGAGCGTGAAAGCAGACACGGCGATCATTGACGGCGAAGTGGTTGCCCTGGATGACAATGGCAATCCAAGCTTTCAGCATCTGCAAAACCTCACTGGGTTCGGCACCAAACCAGCCCTCAAGGGTATGGCGCCACCGAACCTGAACTTCTTTGCATTCGATCTGCTGTATCTCAACGGATACGACCTGCGGAAAGCCGCACTGATTGACCGGCGGCAACTGTTGATGTCAATCCTGCTGCCTAGCGACATCGTGCGATATTCAGAACATTTTGTTGGCAAGGGTGACGAACTGCTGAATGCCGTGCGCGCCAAGGGCTTGGAAGGAATCATTGCCAAACAGGCGCAGAGCCGCTACGAATCGAAGCGCAGTGGCAGCTGGATCAAGATCAAGGTCACCACACAGCAGGATTTTGTTGTCTGCGGATACATTCTGGGCGAGCGCGAACCGTTTGGCTCGTTGGTGCTGGGTTATCACAAAGACAAGAAGCTTGTTTACGCGGGCAATGTGGGCTCGGGGTTTACGCAGCAATCGCTTAAGAGCCTGTTTGAGAAGATCAAACCGCTGATCACGAAGAAGCCGGTGCTGAGCGATGTGCCGAAAGAAATCGGCGAGGTCACATGGGTAAAGCCCGAGCTGGTCTGCCTGGTGAAGTTTACGTCCTGGACAAAAGACGACCGCCTGCGCGCTCCTGTTTTTATAGGATTGCGGACTGAGGTCGCGCCTGAAGAGGTGGTGCGGGAAACAGGGTTGCTGGCGGACCAAGAATCGCAGCCGGAGTCTACGCCAGAAGTCTTATTGCCTGCGGACAAAACTGAGATCACGCTCGATATCGATGGCCATCGGCTGAAATTCACCAACCTTAATAAAGTTTTCTATCCGGCAGACGGTTATACAAAGCGCGACGTCATCAATTTTTACGCCGCGGTTGCCGATCTGCTGGTGCCGCATTTGCAAGGCCGTCCGCTTTCGCTCAAGAGGTATCCCAACGGCATTGACCAGGATTATTTCTTCCAGAAAGATGCTTCCGGATTTCCTGACTGGCTGCATCGGGCAGAGCTGGAGGATGACGAAGAATCCAAAATGCGCGTGATCTGCGACGACAAAGCTTCTCTCCTTTATCTAGCCAACTTGGGCTGCATTGACCAGAACCCGTACATGAGCCGGATGGAAACGCTGGAGCATCCGGACTTTATTCTGATCGATCTTGATCCGTATCACTGCGGTTATGACCGAATTGTGGAAGCGGCGCAGCTCATCCGGGAAAAGCTGCGGCTGATCGGGTTGATGGGATATCCCAAGACCACCGGCGGAGACGGCATGCATGTCTATGTTCCGGTGGAACCAATTTACAGTTCGGCACAGACGCGGCAATTTGCAGAAATACTGGCGCGATGGGTGGCGGCCGAGCGGCCTGATCTATTTACCACACCGCGAAACGTTTCTTCGCGGGAAAAGGGCAAGGTTTATTTCGACTATCTGCAAAACGCCAGCGGCAAGACGATTTCTGCTCCATACGTTCTACGGGCACATCCGGGAGCGCCCGTGGCGACGCCGCTTAAGTGGGATGAAGTTGTGCCAGGGCTGAAACCGGCGCAGTTTCACATTGCGAATGTGCTGCGGCGCTTTGAGCGCGTGGGCGATTTGTTTGCCGGCGTATTGAAGAAGCTGCAGGAACTGGGCCCGGCGATTGAGAAGCTGAGCAAAGTGATGGTATAA
- a CDS encoding Ku protein: protein MASTVWKGHLTFGLLSLPVKLYSAARSESVGFNQLHKHDNSRVKNVLYCQAEDKPISRSEVVKGYEYEKDKYVVIDDEDIKKVAPKTAKTMEVLEFVKATEVDAIFFESSYYMAPDEAGEKPYALLFEALRQSGCVGVAKIAMHNREHIVVLRPGPKGILLHTMYYPDEIRQVEEFRTDTSIVKEKELAMAKMLIDSLLAEFEPQKYHDAYRENLMAMIQAKVEGKQIVETVETKHKAPVVDILEALKMSLAEVKKPIRSSTGTPAVPVEEDRPARKSRKTGG from the coding sequence ATGGCCAGCACAGTTTGGAAGGGACATCTTACTTTTGGTCTGCTGTCGCTTCCCGTCAAATTGTACAGCGCAGCCCGTAGTGAATCCGTCGGCTTCAACCAACTCCACAAGCATGACAACTCTCGCGTCAAGAACGTGCTTTATTGCCAGGCTGAAGATAAGCCCATTTCGCGCTCGGAAGTCGTCAAGGGCTATGAATACGAGAAAGACAAATATGTAGTGATTGACGACGAGGACATCAAGAAGGTCGCGCCGAAGACCGCCAAGACCATGGAAGTTCTGGAGTTTGTGAAGGCCACTGAAGTCGATGCCATTTTCTTTGAAAGCTCCTATTACATGGCGCCCGATGAAGCCGGCGAAAAGCCCTATGCCCTTCTTTTTGAAGCGCTACGCCAAAGCGGGTGCGTGGGTGTGGCCAAGATTGCCATGCATAATCGCGAACACATCGTGGTGCTGCGGCCGGGACCAAAAGGGATTCTGCTGCACACCATGTATTATCCCGACGAAATCCGGCAGGTGGAAGAGTTCCGCACCGACACCAGCATTGTGAAAGAAAAAGAGCTGGCCATGGCCAAGATGCTGATTGATTCCCTGCTGGCCGAATTCGAGCCTCAGAAATACCACGATGCCTATCGCGAAAACCTGATGGCCATGATCCAGGCCAAGGTTGAAGGCAAGCAGATTGTGGAAACCGTTGAAACCAAGCACAAGGCGCCTGTGGTCGATATTCTTGAAGCGCTCAAGATGAGCCTGGCCGAAGTGAAGAAACCGATCCGCTCTTCAACTGGGACGCCTGCGGTTCCGGTGGAAGAAGACCGCCCGGCGCGGAAAAGCCGCAAAACCGGCGGTTAA
- a CDS encoding CHAD domain-containing protein → MSSSTNIAVNAEVRLPLAKLQNEGPHGNQNGGGQPFWEWTKLRKIALRQMDKFIDLIPVVLRDEDLTAVNRMRVYCRRLEEVLDLIYVKPRPRHIRKLRRRVKLCRQTLGKLRNCDALLAAADNSIATRGPDSEAWQVLRAHLQSVRAQIAARSLEKLGRVNLSVPYLRLKRDFAMGPEEIANNSHEDRPEIHPEVTVIYARIVRSLDRHWREFTDAVERSHHDPCEHVIHRMRIAAKRLRYLAEVMNKLHIAGTIDALNWLKTLQRTIGIWHDLEIMERVLCEIVRGKAFHADAVMASQVDHIIRHNREVKKTSTKRFFQMTRHSRDYQLVKHWVSDVLALHAAHTTRH, encoded by the coding sequence ATGAGTTCTTCCACAAATATCGCCGTCAATGCAGAGGTACGGCTACCGCTGGCCAAATTGCAGAACGAGGGACCGCATGGCAATCAAAATGGTGGAGGACAGCCTTTCTGGGAATGGACGAAACTACGCAAAATTGCTTTGCGTCAGATGGACAAGTTTATTGATCTGATTCCAGTTGTGCTGCGGGATGAAGACCTCACCGCCGTCAATCGTATGCGCGTGTATTGCCGCAGACTTGAGGAGGTACTGGATCTAATCTATGTTAAGCCGCGGCCACGCCACATTAGGAAACTCCGGCGCCGCGTGAAGTTGTGCAGACAAACCCTGGGAAAGCTTCGCAATTGTGACGCTCTGCTTGCAGCGGCGGACAATTCTATTGCCACACGAGGCCCGGACAGCGAAGCGTGGCAGGTCCTCAGAGCGCACCTGCAGTCCGTTCGAGCGCAGATTGCCGCTAGATCTTTGGAAAAGCTCGGACGCGTCAACCTTTCAGTCCCTTACCTGCGTTTGAAGCGAGATTTTGCAATGGGCCCGGAGGAGATCGCAAACAATAGTCATGAGGACAGGCCCGAGATTCATCCGGAGGTGACTGTCATTTACGCCCGTATTGTCCGTTCGCTCGACAGGCATTGGCGTGAATTTACCGACGCAGTGGAGAGATCACACCATGATCCCTGCGAGCATGTCATCCACCGCATGCGGATTGCCGCCAAAAGGCTGCGTTATCTTGCGGAGGTAATGAACAAATTGCATATCGCGGGAACCATTGACGCATTGAACTGGTTAAAAACTCTCCAGCGTACGATTGGCATCTGGCACGATCTTGAGATCATGGAAAGAGTCTTATGTGAGATTGTGCGAGGCAAAGCGTTCCATGCGGACGCAGTAATGGCGAGCCAGGTTGATCATATTATCCGGCATAATCGCGAAGTAAAAAAAACCTCGACCAAGAGGTTTTTTCAGATGACGCGCCACTCACGAGATTACCAGTTGGTAAAACACTGGGTTTCTGACGTCCTGGCATTGCATGCGGCCCACACAACCCGGCACTAA
- a CDS encoding acyl-CoA thioesterase, with product MLMPFRYYLRVRYGECDTQKVVFNARYAEYVDLATTEFLRALGYGEQLFSGELDFQLVKQTIEWKAPARFDQVLEISVFAKVLGNTSFTLAAEFRIAGHDRPIAAAETVYVLVTQHTLTKTPLSADLRAAMQKGAAGVTTNHAGYVSQTMKAQQSGEKIMKE from the coding sequence ATGCTCATGCCCTTCCGCTACTATCTCCGCGTGCGTTACGGTGAATGCGACACCCAGAAGGTTGTCTTCAACGCACGCTATGCCGAATACGTCGACTTGGCCACCACAGAATTCCTGCGTGCGCTTGGCTATGGCGAGCAGCTCTTCAGCGGCGAACTCGACTTCCAACTCGTTAAACAAACCATCGAATGGAAGGCCCCGGCGCGCTTTGATCAGGTACTGGAAATTTCTGTTTTTGCCAAGGTCCTCGGCAACACTTCATTCACGCTGGCCGCCGAATTCCGCATTGCCGGTCATGATCGCCCGATCGCCGCGGCGGAAACCGTCTACGTGCTGGTAACACAGCACACGCTCACCAAAACGCCTCTGTCAGCTGATCTCCGCGCGGCCATGCAGAAAGGAGCGGCGGGCGTTACCACCAACCATGCGGGCTACGTCAGCCAAACGATGAAGGCTCAACAATCCGGAGAGAAAATTATGAAAGAGTGA
- a CDS encoding ABC transporter ATP-binding protein/permease, whose amino-acid sequence MSDHYKELTQRELEKDFTVAHILQPHWKGLFIGLLAVAAETVAGLLEPWPLKIVLDSVLHTKKSPDWLSRLIAATLGHDSLAILKFTALAVIAIAAVGAIGTYVEKRTITAVGQQVMHGLRRMFYWHVQRLSMSYHDNKRTGEVISTVTNDIDSIQSAVSSGILDALYYTLTLLGMIGIMMYLDWRFTLVALSVLPALFLVVYTFTKRIKAASRALRKKEAEMVSTLQEVLSSIRIVKAFGREEYEQKRFEDESIESVDLALKARDIKAKLSPAVEIIVACGTALVLWFGSRQVLSGALTPGVLVVFFLYLGKMYKPIRELSKMSDTYSKALIGWERIKDFLAIDLQVRDLPGAQPAPDFQGEIEMEHVNFGYLPDRMVLKDISIRVQPGQMAALVGATGSGKSTLISLIPRFYDPATGAVKIDGVDVRKYQRKTVRQQMSLVLQETLLFRAPIWQNIAYGKPEATQSDIVRAACLANADEFIDRLPDGYNTMIGERGVTLSGGQRQRIAIARAIIRNSPILLLDEPSTGLDAASEKLVLEGLAHLMENRTTIMVAHRLATIQKADVIFVLQDGVIAERGSHQELLAAGGLYAQFYQLQSQKEDQEKESQANPLLGGVTCEVS is encoded by the coding sequence ATGTCAGATCACTACAAAGAATTGACGCAGCGAGAGCTTGAAAAAGATTTCACGGTGGCACATATCTTGCAACCGCACTGGAAAGGGCTGTTCATAGGGTTGTTAGCTGTTGCCGCCGAAACTGTTGCCGGACTTCTGGAACCATGGCCACTCAAGATTGTGCTTGATAGCGTTCTCCACACAAAAAAATCTCCAGATTGGCTATCACGTCTGATTGCTGCCACGCTAGGCCATGACAGCCTGGCCATTCTCAAATTTACGGCCCTGGCCGTTATCGCAATTGCCGCAGTAGGAGCCATCGGCACTTATGTTGAAAAACGAACAATTACCGCGGTAGGCCAGCAGGTAATGCATGGATTACGACGGATGTTTTACTGGCACGTCCAGCGACTCTCCATGTCTTACCACGATAACAAGCGGACAGGAGAAGTCATCAGCACGGTAACTAACGATATTGACTCCATCCAGAGCGCCGTCAGTTCTGGCATCCTGGATGCTTTGTATTACACGCTGACCCTGCTGGGCATGATTGGGATCATGATGTATCTGGACTGGCGTTTCACGTTGGTCGCGCTATCTGTGCTCCCGGCCCTGTTTCTTGTTGTTTACACGTTCACCAAGCGCATTAAGGCGGCTTCACGCGCATTGCGCAAAAAAGAAGCCGAGATGGTCTCGACTCTGCAGGAAGTGTTGTCCTCAATTCGCATTGTGAAAGCTTTCGGCCGCGAAGAGTATGAGCAAAAGCGCTTCGAAGACGAGAGCATTGAAAGTGTGGATCTGGCACTTAAAGCGCGCGATATCAAAGCTAAGCTCTCGCCGGCAGTGGAAATCATTGTGGCCTGCGGCACCGCCCTGGTGCTGTGGTTCGGATCAAGACAGGTTCTGAGCGGCGCGCTGACGCCTGGCGTCTTGGTCGTTTTCTTTCTGTACCTGGGCAAGATGTATAAGCCGATACGCGAACTTTCAAAAATGTCAGACACCTACTCGAAAGCGCTGATTGGTTGGGAGCGGATCAAAGATTTCCTTGCCATTGATCTTCAGGTACGAGATTTGCCCGGCGCCCAGCCTGCACCTGACTTCCAGGGTGAGATTGAAATGGAGCACGTGAATTTCGGCTACCTGCCAGATCGCATGGTGCTGAAAGATATAAGCATCAGAGTTCAGCCCGGACAAATGGCCGCCTTGGTGGGCGCTACCGGATCTGGAAAGAGTACGTTGATCAGCCTTATTCCCCGCTTCTACGATCCGGCAACCGGCGCGGTCAAAATTGACGGCGTAGACGTGCGCAAGTACCAGCGCAAGACAGTTCGACAACAAATGAGCCTGGTCTTGCAGGAAACACTGCTCTTTCGCGCTCCCATCTGGCAAAACATCGCCTATGGCAAGCCGGAAGCCACCCAGAGCGACATTGTGAGGGCTGCCTGCCTTGCCAACGCGGACGAATTTATCGACCGCTTGCCCGATGGTTACAACACAATGATTGGAGAACGCGGCGTAACTCTTTCCGGCGGGCAGCGCCAGCGAATCGCCATTGCTCGCGCAATCATTCGAAACAGCCCAATCCTCCTGCTTGACGAGCCCTCCACCGGACTGGATGCGGCTTCAGAAAAGCTGGTCCTGGAAGGGCTCGCTCATCTCATGGAAAACAGGACCACCATCATGGTTGCGCATCGGTTGGCGACCATTCAGAAGGCGGACGTTATTTTCGTGTTGCAGGATGGCGTCATCGCCGAGCGTGGAAGCCATCAGGAATTGCTCGCCGCCGGCGGGCTCTATGCGCAGTTCTACCAGTTGCAATCGCAAAAAGAAGATCAAGAAAAAGAGTCACAAGCCAATCCGCTCCTGGGCGGAGTTACGTGCGAAGTCAGTTGA